The window aaattttatttttacatgtgataactgaatggtgtatataataagtggttcggacctttgtattttagtttgtattttattttgggtagttccatttataactttgacgataaagaggaaaacccacctcaccccgtagtgcctcgtatttggggtgatagggtttttcatacaaaggtgattttggaagattgttggatcgattttttttttattgtgcgtattactatagccccattttaaattggaatacattatttttgtagcagtagccttaaaatcccttctcacccccgtCTCAAACCTTaactccccattcataacccaactctccccgcgaaacctactcaccccgttttacggtataaataaaaatagcctCAACTCCAGCTAGTTATTTCCATACTCGTGTGTACAATGCTCGAAACCTTATAAATGTCGGTAATCCGTATTTGCTCCGTCACGCCACCGTTTAACGAGGGGATAACAAACGGATCCTGTCACAATTAATACGGCTGTCATAACTTACTTTAGTTTCACGTGCTTAAAATAGAATATGAGCACGTGTGAGTCGAAATCTAGCACAATACGTTAGGGTACCATTCGGATTGTCACTACACCAGCAATACTGTTGCAGTATTGCAACATTTGCAACGCGACATTATAATTTGACGTTTCGTGCAgaaatgcagtcggcagtattgcagcgcgatattaaattgacattccatttccaactgcagctgcaatactgttcattttctatggaaattgacaatgacagcgacgcgtttccatagtaaaatgaacagtattgcagctgcagttggaaatggaatgtcacttttactgtCAACTGTATCGATGCTGCAAATGTCTATATCATTGTTGATGCATTGACTTTCGTTTCCTTGCGCGTTAGAGGGACAGCCATTTTGCTTTAATCGAAAACTTAAAACTTTATATACCATTCATGTATCGTATTTACTtgtaaaaaacataattaaaatattttcattctaagtaatttaatttgttagtACGTTAAGCCTGTTTTCGCGTAACGCGCACGTGTATACATGTAATTTAAAGTACACATAATATAAGATGGCGGGTAGTAATTCAATTAACGCATTAATCATGGCTGACTAAAAGCTTATTACTCCATAAAAGCACCTgggaaaataatatatttcctGCAAAAACGGAGACGAGGAAGTTACAAAGATTGCCAACTTCCGTATAAACGTTTTGTAAACGCAGGAAACGTCTTTGATCAAGTTGGGTACGTATTTTTTAGTTGAATCGAATGGTTGGCACAACGGTAGGGCTAATTGAGCATCCGGTATCGATACGAAACGAATGGGAAAcataatgtacctatttatatgaataaatataaaacaagaTTACGAATGCTTTGAAATACTAccagtttttattatatatctGTCTTGGTTGAATTTAGCAATGAATCTTAATAAGAGGCCGATGTTTAAATGAGTTTCCATACACCTGTTTTATTTAAGAACATACGAACGTACATTGCGTACTTATTTTAGGAAAGGAAGTTTGCAACTAATTTCAGATCAGATATTGAGCTCTTTGCAAGAACTTTCTAATTAACATGGCTCATCTGCCTCAAGTTTTAATCTTTTAATGGTAATGTACGAATTTAATCTTTGTTTAATGCTTTAGGTATTAACGGCTTACGGCCTAATTTTCCAATGAAACGTTAGTTAAGAATGACTCGGGTtaaaccgggccgtggccgggccggagcttccagtgcttcgttttctatggaaagcaccacgtgatcaccgatcagtcgtatagaaaatgacatttcggacgcctcggcccggtctagcgtaagtcatcctttaggTATCAATATAAATGTTAAAGGTAGCAAAATAATAGATTTTTTCATCAAGAAGCTGAATAGACTGCCTGATATTTAACATAGTAGGTACTACATATTATAATCTAGATTAAGACATAGGCTGGAGTTATTACGGAACTCAATAAATGGGATAAGGAGGATATCTACAGCCTTTTTCTGAGCACGCAAAGATCCGGGCAGAGACTAGAGAAACATAATAGACCTAGACCTTTACCACAACATTATTCAGACAACCATCACAAAGAAGGCACACAAAGTTGACATTCTTTTCTATCTTAGCTCAGTCTCTCACAGTCTTTAACGATTGCTTTGTTACTTTTTAACAAATGACAACCAGAAAAGATGTAGTTGACGGAAAATTTCGAGGGTGCTGGTAGGAGGGATTTTTGATGAGATGACCCACTGACCACATTTGCACTGAAATCGCAGTAAAACAAGTATTTTGCTTACAAAAAATTAAGATAAGGTTGTTTCCAAGAACGAGATCCTAATTATTATTCCTTTAAATGTCGATTGAAAATAAAGAAGAAAACGTTCACTAATTACGCAAACATTTCGAAAGAAAGTCTCGAACAAAACAGGATAAAACTCCAATCAGTGgtagggtaaaggcaccagtagtcagccttataacgacttttttaagtttgaaagttcggcatttctacaggattactcggataattaaacaaatgacatagttagatcaattgtttatcataattttaaaacaaaatatttaaaaaaataacaatcctctttataatatctctaatttagtttaaacaaaaagtggcacttttctccagtagtcagcctccaaaatccagtcagcagcctctgtgtacccagtactcagcctttataatattcataaagatttgatcaaaatcacttatatttataacataaccaacaatatgattatcattataattttttgattatcattatttttttttattaataaacaaagtcTTATACCTACCAGGAAAAAGCAAAGTGATAGTTATGTATATAGTTaacgtcataaatatgtatacacttttgaaccttatttcaatgAGATAGGGTTTAAAAATGTGGACTTATTTTTGGCGGCAACGTACCAAGCAACGTCAATGGCTGAGTATTGGATCCGCGAAGTGAAGTGAAGAAGTTCCAGTGGTCAGCCGCATTATAACGTAATTTCAAATGCGGCTGACTACtggattttacttaaaattggctagggcatgcctaactaaattttaaaatgtaaatttaacggtcctaacggtcgcattggctcgaaaataataaaataaacgaataacccaaaggtcagccgtggggggctgaacactggattttttggaaaaaagtgttgtccagtggccagccccctcaatttataagtgaaatattgatattttcatcaaaacataatccaatttaatagataaactaataatcaaaccaatcattaacaaaaataataacttataacattaaaacatagtttttcttGCCTGTTAAGAGAACACCACGTGCGGAAAAAAATATGGCGGACATGACACTTTTGCACTCGTCGACAAACAGCACCTGTATGAACGAGTATATTTCTTCCCCCCGTTCCCTCACCGCACCTGTCGTGTGACGTATTAACCAATAAGAAATCAAAGCTCCTATTTGAGTAATCGCGATTTGTTTAAACGAATATACCAGATATTTATGACCAATAAACGACTCAAAAGGCTGACCACTGGTCCCTGGCTGGCCACTGGTGCTGTTACCCTATCTCCAGTTATCAAACAATCCCAGCAAAAGATTAATGCAGCAGAAAAGCGTTCAAAAGAGGGATAAAACTTGTGAAAAATATTCCAAAACGGTCCTTAATGACACAGGCTGTACACTACTTACAGTGGAATACAGAAGTTTATGTGTCTTTTGAAGTGAAGTTGAAGCAAGTTGAAATCACCCGGGTAAATGGATGTATCCCGGATCAGGTTGGGtgagtatatatatatacttcgCAATGAAAATGAGATACAATCCTTGTATTTCTCAAACAGCTTAGGTACGATGACAGATGTCCGTATTCCgatctccatacaatttataatcTTAAAACAATCTTGCAAAACTGTATTGAGATgacatctatatatatatagatgtcATCTCAATACAGTTTTGCAAGATTGTTTTAAGATTataaattgcaattataaattgcaaaacaaaaaaaaaatataaataataaaataataaaatattccaAAACGGTCCTTAATGACACAGGCTGTACACTACTTACAGTGGAATACAGAAGTTTATGTGTCTTTTGAAGTGAAGTTGAAGCAAGTTGAAATCACCCGGGTAAATGGATGTATCCCGGATCAGGTTGGGtgagtatatatatatacttcgCAATGAAAATGAGATACAATCCTTGTATTTCTCAAACAGCTTAGGTACGATGACAGATGTCCGTATTCCgatctccatacaatttataatcTTAAAACAATCTTGCAAAACTGTATTGAGATgacatctatatatatatagacatctatatatataaaacaaTCTTGCAAAACTGTATTGAGATgacatctatatatatatagatgtcATCTCAATACAGTTTTGCAAGATTGTTTTAAgattataaattgtatggagatcGGAATACGGACATCTGTCATCGTACCTAAGCTGTTTGAGAAATACAAGGATTGTATCTCATTTTCATTGCGAAATTGGCCACGTCATTTGGATGATATTAATAATGCCGACGTCACGAAAAGCAATAAGTAAGACACTCCTCTAGTTTGATGCTTTCTGACCATATTCCTAGTTTACTCTGATCACCTGTCTTGATCGATATAAGCACATTTCGATTAGCAAAAAAGTAACAATGCTAATGGGATCCTATATAGATCCGTGGTTGAATTAGTTATAAAATAATCGGGTGTACGTAATGTTTTGTACCCTACATAAACATATTGTATATATTGGTCAATATTCTGCAATTTTAGTTTTCTGTGCAGAAGCGATCTTTGATGAGAAGCTTTAAAATACTCATTACAGGCAGCTCATAACGAAACGACGAAAAATTCAACATCAATTTGAGatctttaaaattatagaacggttaaattgtgttaacAACGTCAACATAATTATAAGCGACACCCGGCCCTACAGTATACAAGATACCTTACATAGGTAGGCCTATGcactaaaattaatatattatatacctacttagatttttttttcttaaaacatcttctttaattttaaaagtaattaattgCTTAAGGTTTTATATATTCATACCTATTATTTTTAGGTCATTATTCATATTTTCGGGTCATTCCAAATCCCATCATAATTTCAGATAATTCCGGAAACTCCCCATAATTCTTTCTTGTCAGAATCCATTTCTGATGTTACTTGATATTTGGGAGTGGTACGGAGATAAAATACACCTTCTAAATATTTTTATCGGCGGGACACGGCTATTGAGGAAATGCCCCGCGTGTCTCCGCGTCGAGGCAACTATTAATTAAGACCGCCTCATATTAAAATGCCTCGACATCACTTATTAACTGCATTCCCATGTCGCACTGGATCTCATAAAGCCACATACATGTCAGTACGGTTCGCACTTTATAGTGCATTCAAAAGCAATGGAAACGTTGtttgttacaagctttttattaacttcGCTAGCaatgtacgggtcaaatcttgcaaatgACACACCCGActtccaatgaagctgaaaatttgcatacattatgtaagtcgggtgacaatgcattattatggtaccatcgagctgatctgatgatggagacaggaggtagccatagaaactctgtgataaaacaacaaaacctaattgtgtttggggtttctAGACTTGTCTCGATGACTATTAGTTACCTGTggtaaagtacagtcagcgataaaagcttgtacaaaaaattaattttttgccAGATCttacttttaaattaagtataaataagtacctaattattatcataattcataaataataaaagaaacttGTGGATACAGTTTTCATTGGCCTTGACTATAATGTTAACCTACTTACATTAACTTaggttttgttttaatttgcaAAACAACCAATTTATTTTTCTAAGGTTTATTTGGACTTTACTGAATGTTATCATTTTGATATTACTcacaattattaaaaaaaaagagagaAATATAGAAAACGAAAAAACTGACTTgtcaaaatgtttatttttaaattcattttcTCTGGTTCAATAAAGCGTAAGTTGAAGATTACGACTagacaggtacagtcagccaagaaagtggtcgaccacttttcgactctatcatctgattggtagagtcgaaaagtggtagaccactttcatGGTTGACCGTACGtggataataaataaaataagcaaTCCAAGCATGCACACGTTTTAAGACCGAAATATTTCAAATGTAATATTATAATCCAAACAACTTAGTTTATCAGATTAGTTATATCTTGAGTTGAAGAAGGTTCATGTGCCTCTGGTAAGATGGCAGTAGCTGTGCCATTATCAATCTTCCTGTATTGAAAATTGGGTAGATTTCTCTTTGCCGTATCGACTGTATCTCTAAGTCTTTCAGCTGAGATCTTAGCAGAAAGTTGGGTTTCCTCCTGGCATTCTTTGACGAGGTCCCTCATATCACCGTCAGTCATGGGTGCTATAGCTTGGGAGCCCACTTCATGATGGCGCTTGAGTTCGTTGTCGATGCGGAGTAACTTTTCTTTGCTGGTATGGGTACGCCACGGTCGCTTGGGATCTGCTCCAGAAAGAACGCTTTCTTTAAATTCTTTTTTGGCCCtgtaaatatgtaagtaatattttattgtttattgtacCAATGGCTTTACtgtatacaaatattttatttttatcatttatttttgGAATTAAAAGATGATTTAACgtagtttatttttatgattgaaATATTACGtcagtttttcttttttaaagtGTTTAATACAACACACAAACATATGTAGCTCGAAAAAACACATATACACCTATCGGTAAACTACatacttttataaaaatatattgaattagTAGGTACCAACTACCAAGGATTAAATGAAATCTGTCCTTTCCTTCTAGAGTGGAAATAATTCAAATCTAATGATAGTAATGATCATCTAACCTACACCGCCGGTTTCAGCCTATTTAAATACGCTGTCCTACGGGAGTAActagatcagtgccccaaaAGCGACCGggataatgctacgcggaactaacgcgaatggggaaaaatgcgatcgggaataatgctacgcggaactaacgcgtttggggcactgatctagcTACTCTCCTACGGACATAGGCTTTCTCAAATCGTACAAGAGGACTGATGAATTTCCTAGTGAGTTTTGCAATGATAGGCGATTTAAAACCTAAGAATATTTACCGTCGACCTTTGACTGCCAATGTTTACCCGTCAAAATTACATAAAGACGTGTAATATTATGCCTTTGTTCTCCGTCTGCCTAAAACGGATAGTGCCTATGTCGCGTTATGCCTAAACTTCAATCTTTAGGGGCATAAAGACTATCTAGCTTGCTGGCCGTTTCGCTGTTTGTCTGTATAGTGGACCGGCTGTTTAGAGCTCGTGCCTAATTCTCTAAGTGACATACTCGCGTTTTGCCTAAACTTCAACTTTCAGGGGCGATAGGTCATTTCTGCTGTTTGTCTATATAGTGGACTGCCTGTTTCGAGCACTTACCTAAATCTTTAAGTGGCATAGTAATAATACCGCTGTTGTCCTAATGCGTGTTAGTCGTAATGCGATGTAGCTTAACAGCCATTTAGTCTTAATACCCTTTAGTACAAAAGCTATAATGGCATGTTGATAATTAGGAACTTGACGTTTTATGTCATGTGCGATTTAGACTTGAGAGCTACATAGGCACAATCCGTTTTAGGCAGACGGAGAACAAAGGATATTATGTACCTTCGTGAATTCCGATACGGTATACACTGGTGTGTTATTGATAGACATAGCATTCAAAGGATTAAACCACTAGTTTGTATTTGACTATATTACGATACTAACCGTTTTCCCATGGCAAGCAGTTCTCGCAGTTTTCTCTCATTTTCTTCCAGCAATCCTTTGTCAACCTTATACGGATTCTCGTCAAATGTTTCCGTCTCTCTGGTAACCCGGTCTCTCATCTCCTCCTCCTCAACCTCTTTGTCAAactttttgtggaacaaattgACTATATCTCTACACCTCTCTGTTAATTTCACTTCTGGCACTTCTAAGCCTTGCAGGAGTTTTGCCAACTTCAATTTTTCCTCGTCTGTAGCCATCGTTTGATCGTTGTTGCCATAACAAACCGGTTGCCATGAGAACGGCTGACGTTAGTACATGAGGAAGGCGGTGACGATATCGTTTACTTTATCTTGTAGTCTTTCCTCGTATCCGTTCATCTGCCATAATATGTAGGAGCCCGCAAGGCACAGGAATAGGAGGACGGGAACTATAATCCAACAGAGCTTAAGTAACAGGGCTACTACTTGAAGAGGTAAAAAAGCACTCATTTTTGGAGGAATATCTACTTAGGGAAAGATATggtatttattgcttaaattgTGAATTATCTTGTTATAATAACTATAATTTTAGTTACTGTACGAGTATAGCTGTTTTAGTTTTCAAAACATTTTGATTAAGATGATATTTGTTGACGCTTAGTTTGACCGATGGTTTCTGACATTTCAGTAAAATAGGTTGTCATATTGTGTGGCACAGATAACGCATGTAATTTGGTTTTGTACGGGGAATAAGTGAAAATTACTGTGTCTATTGATTTATatagagttaggccaagataagtctgcaacgatttggaTAACACACGCACTGCAAGAgttatattaaacgtcaaacttcaatgaaactatgacgtataaatatcacttgcactgcttacgctatcaaaatcgttgcagacttttcttggtctaacttttctttctatttatttatattttatttttcttcactGCCATGTTCACTCACTCTTATCATTGGCTGAGACAACGGGACGAATTGCTACAAGGAaatttttacttacttacttactgccgtggcgcagcgacccgaagtagatcttggcctctgacactaaggaagcttgcttctctgtctagcgccgtttctgtccaatcgacggcaccgagctcgttcagatctttcacgacctcatcgcaccagcgatacctaggacgcccaaccggtcgtcgaccatccggacggcccgagtacgctctccaaaccgctcgatcttcacccatacggaccacgtgcccgagccatcggagttTTGAGGCTTTCGTTTCTGCTACTATATTGG is drawn from Cydia fagiglandana chromosome 4, ilCydFagi1.1, whole genome shotgun sequence and contains these coding sequences:
- the LOC134664180 gene encoding uncharacterized protein LOC134664180; translation: MATDEEKLKLAKLLQGLEVPEVKLTERCRDIVNLFHKKFDKEVEEEEMRDRVTRETETFDENPYKVDKGLLEENERKLRELLAMGKRAKKEFKESVLSGADPKRPWRTHTSKEKLLRIDNELKRHHEVGSQAIAPMTDGDMRDLVKECQEETQLSAKISAERLRDTVDTAKRNLPNFQYRKIDNGTATAILPEAHEPSSTQDITNLIN